One genomic region from Prionailurus bengalensis isolate Pbe53 chromosome C1, Fcat_Pben_1.1_paternal_pri, whole genome shotgun sequence encodes:
- the CLK1 gene encoding dual specificity protein kinase CLK1 isoform X2 yields MLEWFEHHGHICIVFELLGLSTYDFIKENGFLPFRLDHIRKMAYQICKSVNFLHSNKLTHTDLKPENILFVQSDYTEAYNPKMKRDERTLINPDIKVVDFGSATYDDEHHSTLVSTRHYRAPEVILALGWSQPCDVWSIGCILIEYYLGFTVFPTHDSKEHLAMMERILGPLPKHMIQKTRKRKYFHHDRLDWDEHSSAGRYVSRRCKPLKEFMLSQDAEHELLFDLIEKMLQYDPAKRITLREALKHPFFHPLRKDT; encoded by the exons ATGTTGGAGTGGTTTGAGCATCATGGTCATATTTGCATTGTATTTGAACTACTAGGACTTAGTACTTATGACTTCATTAAGGAAAATGGTTTTCTACCATTTCGTTTGGATCATATCAGGAAGATGGCATATCAGATATGCAAGTCCGTGAATT TTCTGCACAGTAATAAGTTGACTCACACAGACTTAAAGCCTGAAAACATCTTATTTGTGCAGTCTGACTACACAGAGGCATATAATCCCAAAATG AAACGTGATGAACGTACCTTAATAAATCCAGATATTAAAGTTGTAGACTTTGGAAGTGCAACATACGATGATGAACATCACAGTACATTGGTATCTACAAGGCATTATAGGGCACCTGAAGTTATTTTAG cCCTGGGATGGTCCCAGCCGTGTGATGTCTGGAGTATAGGATGTATTCTTATTGAATATTACCTTGGGTTTACAGTATTTCCA ACACATGATAGTAAGGAGCATTTGGCAATGATGGAAAGAATTCTTGGACCTTTACCAAAACATATGATACAGAAAACGAG GAAACGTAAATATTTCCATCATGATCGATTAGACTGGGATGAACACAGTTCTGCTGGCAGATATGTTTCAAGGCGCTGTAAACCTCTGAAG gaaTTTATGCTCTCTCAGGATGCTGAACATGAACTTCTCTTTGACCTCATTGAGAAAATGTTACAGTATGATCCAGCTAAAAGGATTACTCTCAGAGAAGCCTTAAAGCATCCTTTCTTTCACCCCCTGAGAAAAGATACATAG
- the CLK1 gene encoding dual specificity protein kinase CLK1 isoform X1 has translation MRHSKRTYCPDWEEKDWDCGKWRSSSSHKRKKRSHSSARENKHCKYNHSKTSDSHYVENRSINEKDYHSRRYIDEYRNDYSQGCEPGHRHRDHESRYQNHSSKSSGRSGRSSYKSKHRIHHSTSHHRSHGKSHRRKRTRSVEDDEEGHLICQSGDVLSARYEIVDTLGEGAFGKVVECIDHKAGGRHVAVKIVKNVDRYCEAARSEIQVLEHLNTTDPSSTFRCVQMLEWFEHHGHICIVFELLGLSTYDFIKENGFLPFRLDHIRKMAYQICKSVNFLHSNKLTHTDLKPENILFVQSDYTEAYNPKMKRDERTLINPDIKVVDFGSATYDDEHHSTLVSTRHYRAPEVILALGWSQPCDVWSIGCILIEYYLGFTVFPTHDSKEHLAMMERILGPLPKHMIQKTRKRKYFHHDRLDWDEHSSAGRYVSRRCKPLKEFMLSQDAEHELLFDLIEKMLQYDPAKRITLREALKHPFFHPLRKDT, from the exons ATGAGACACTCGAAGAGAACTTATTGCCCTGATTGGGAGGAAAAAGATTGGGACTGTGGAAaatggagaagcagcagcagtcataaaagaaagaagagatcaCATAGCAGTGCCCGGGAGAATAAGCACTGCAAATATAATCACTCTAAAACATCTGATAG ccattatGTGGAAAACAGGTCCATAAATGAGAAAGATTATCATAGTCGACGCTACATTGATGAATACAGAAATGACTACAGTCAAGGATGTGAACCTGGACATCGCCATAGAGACCATGAAAGCAGATACCAGAACCATAGTAGCAAGTCTTCTGGTAGAAGTGGAAGAAGTAGTTATAAAAGCAAACATAGGATTCACCATAGTACTTCACACCATCGTTCACATGGG AAGAGTCACCGAAGGAAAAGAACCAGGAGTGTAGAGGATGATGAGGAGGGTCACCTGATCTGTCAGAGTGGAGACGTACTAAGTGCAAGAT atGAAATTGTTGATACTTTAGGAGAAGGAGCTTTTGGAAAAGTCGTGGAGTGCATTGATCATAAAGC AGGAGGTAGACATGTAGCagtaaaaatagttaaaaatgtgGATAGATACTGTGAAGCTGCTCGCTCAGAAATACAAGTTCTGGAACACTTGAATACAACAGACCCCAGCAGTACATT cCGCTGTGTCCAGATGTTGGAGTGGTTTGAGCATCATGGTCATATTTGCATTGTATTTGAACTACTAGGACTTAGTACTTATGACTTCATTAAGGAAAATGGTTTTCTACCATTTCGTTTGGATCATATCAGGAAGATGGCATATCAGATATGCAAGTCCGTGAATT TTCTGCACAGTAATAAGTTGACTCACACAGACTTAAAGCCTGAAAACATCTTATTTGTGCAGTCTGACTACACAGAGGCATATAATCCCAAAATG AAACGTGATGAACGTACCTTAATAAATCCAGATATTAAAGTTGTAGACTTTGGAAGTGCAACATACGATGATGAACATCACAGTACATTGGTATCTACAAGGCATTATAGGGCACCTGAAGTTATTTTAG cCCTGGGATGGTCCCAGCCGTGTGATGTCTGGAGTATAGGATGTATTCTTATTGAATATTACCTTGGGTTTACAGTATTTCCA ACACATGATAGTAAGGAGCATTTGGCAATGATGGAAAGAATTCTTGGACCTTTACCAAAACATATGATACAGAAAACGAG GAAACGTAAATATTTCCATCATGATCGATTAGACTGGGATGAACACAGTTCTGCTGGCAGATATGTTTCAAGGCGCTGTAAACCTCTGAAG gaaTTTATGCTCTCTCAGGATGCTGAACATGAACTTCTCTTTGACCTCATTGAGAAAATGTTACAGTATGATCCAGCTAAAAGGATTACTCTCAGAGAAGCCTTAAAGCATCCTTTCTTTCACCCCCTGAGAAAAGATACATAG